The Methanobrevibacter olleyae genome contains a region encoding:
- a CDS encoding barstar family protein, with protein sequence MTNKILENRGLRKKLKKMIDNMNEIVLYGKEMKENPHEYIKEKLDFPDYYGENLDALFDCLSELYNKTIIIKDSSALDDNLLATFKDASRENLDLNLILD encoded by the coding sequence ATGACAAATAAAATATTAGAAAATAGAGGACTTAGGAAAAAGCTAAAAAAAATGATAGATAATATGAATGAAATAGTCTTATATGGGAAAGAGATGAAAGAAAATCCTCATGAATATATTAAAGAAAAACTAGATTTCCCAGATTATTATGGTGAAAATCTTGATGCATTGTTTGACTGTTTAAGTGAATTATACAATAAAACAATCATTATAAAAGATAGTTCAGCACTTGATGATAATTTATTAGCTACTTTTAAAGATGCATCTAGAGAAAATCTTGATTTAAATTTAATTTTAGACTAA